A window from Bacteroidota bacterium encodes these proteins:
- a CDS encoding TonB-dependent receptor — protein MRFLAGLAVFILFTISSESQVVSKTNEGIIAGNLLDSTTQKSIAGANVQLIHLGDGKTLSQVSTKEGEFSFTGLVFGYYRLSISTVGYGPMSFDSINVRTERFDFNLADIRLSTKSGELETVVVYAEKPLIQSKDGNITFNAGESALAAGSNASELLTSVPLVTKDPNGKILVRGKEPKILIDDKPVELNQQQLQDLLESLPGSSVEKIEVMTNPPPQYANEQGGVINIVTRKGRVGMGGRINISAGSRGERTLSTNFNYRKNKFAINVNAGFGYNYFSGNGYSERTNIYTDSTNFFNTASKNVNKSTRPNIRVNMDYDINKFNSLNLEATYNQNDFNNLSITEYTNINQYKEIYKLSERAIRSEGNNNNPALNFTYTHKGKKLGEVLKIITGANLSLSNSDRLFYQQYFYPDHTPNGLDSTQKQINDNTNNGHSVRVSYDKPLNKKTYLSVGAAYIRNTSNIDVDASYKKKPEGYFVPMELLSNNFKFYQTIKNVRASFRQVLGEKFSITAGAALEETKFHFDLYKLATEAGNSYWNLMPFANLNKNWNDNLSLTLSYRRTIRRPGINELNPTIDFSDPYNIRYGNPTLLPSLAHNFDLVIGRTKPKYFLNFGLGYNKVEDIFSQIRTLMEDGKTQITWENISHRNEYEASTWNGYTISKKLRLNLSASYTYNQYSDFDKAVRKYRDGGSFTTTVNGNYSLKDIWIFTGNFTTSRFANPQGSVNWNLSMNLSLQKKFFNKKLVVTLNCIDPFRNQQTNSYTYGKNFEVHSYNATQTKNYRLSLGYSFTKKAKKKTVKK, from the coding sequence ATGAGATTTCTGGCAGGACTGGCAGTTTTTATTCTTTTTACAATTTCTTCTGAGTCTCAGGTCGTTTCCAAAACCAATGAAGGGATTATAGCAGGCAATCTGCTGGATTCGACTACCCAGAAATCGATAGCAGGTGCTAATGTTCAACTTATTCATCTTGGAGATGGCAAAACACTAAGCCAGGTTTCTACAAAGGAGGGTGAGTTTTCGTTTACAGGTCTTGTTTTCGGCTATTATAGATTATCGATAAGCACGGTTGGTTATGGTCCCATGAGTTTCGACAGTATAAATGTACGAACCGAACGTTTTGATTTTAACCTTGCTGATATACGTCTTTCAACAAAATCCGGCGAGCTTGAAACAGTAGTTGTATATGCAGAAAAACCACTGATACAATCCAAGGATGGTAATATCACTTTCAATGCGGGTGAATCGGCTCTTGCAGCAGGTAGTAATGCCAGTGAATTGCTGACGAGTGTTCCTCTCGTAACAAAGGACCCGAACGGAAAAATATTAGTTCGCGGAAAAGAACCCAAAATTTTAATTGATGATAAACCCGTTGAACTAAACCAGCAACAATTACAGGATCTGCTTGAGTCATTGCCCGGAAGTTCTGTCGAGAAAATTGAGGTTATGACCAACCCGCCACCACAATATGCAAATGAGCAGGGTGGCGTTATCAATATCGTTACCCGGAAGGGAAGAGTAGGAATGGGTGGACGTATAAATATTTCAGCAGGTTCAAGAGGAGAGAGAACTCTCAGTACAAATTTTAATTACCGTAAAAATAAATTCGCCATTAATGTAAATGCCGGATTTGGATATAATTACTTTTCAGGAAACGGTTATTCAGAACGGACAAATATTTATACTGACTCAACTAATTTTTTTAATACAGCCAGCAAGAATGTAAATAAAAGCACACGGCCGAATATCCGGGTGAATATGGATTATGATATTAATAAATTCAACTCCCTGAATCTTGAGGCTACTTATAATCAAAATGATTTTAATAACCTGAGCATAACCGAATACACGAACATCAACCAGTATAAGGAAATTTATAAACTTAGCGAAAGGGCCATAAGAAGTGAAGGGAACAATAATAATCCGGCATTGAACTTTACCTATACACATAAAGGCAAAAAACTAGGTGAGGTATTAAAAATTATAACAGGAGCAAATCTTTCACTAAGTAACAGCGACCGGCTATTTTACCAGCAATACTTTTATCCAGATCATACACCCAACGGTCTTGACTCGACACAAAAACAAATAAATGACAATACAAATAATGGGCACAGTGTAAGGGTTAGCTATGATAAGCCTTTAAATAAAAAAACCTACCTCTCAGTAGGAGCAGCCTATATACGCAACACCAGCAATATAGATGTGGATGCCAGTTATAAGAAAAAGCCGGAAGGTTATTTTGTACCAATGGAATTGCTGAGTAATAATTTTAAATTTTACCAGACCATCAAAAATGTCAGGGCATCTTTTCGGCAGGTATTGGGTGAAAAATTCAGCATCACAGCTGGCGCAGCTTTAGAAGAGACAAAGTTTCATTTTGATTTATACAAACTAGCAACGGAAGCAGGGAACAGTTACTGGAATCTTATGCCTTTCGCCAATCTTAATAAAAACTGGAACGACAATCTTAGTCTTACGCTTTCTTATCGTCGTACGATCCGCCGTCCCGGTATTAATGAACTGAATCCGACCATTGATTTTTCTGATCCGTATAATATTCGTTATGGTAATCCTACTTTGTTACCTAGTCTTGCACATAATTTTGACCTGGTGATTGGCCGCACCAAACCGAAATATTTTTTAAACTTCGGTTTAGGGTATAATAAAGTGGAAGATATTTTTAGCCAGATACGGACTTTGATGGAAGATGGTAAAACACAAATAACCTGGGAGAACATCAGTCACCGGAATGAATATGAAGCGAGCACATGGAATGGTTATACGATTAGTAAAAAACTTCGACTCAACCTGAGTGCAAGTTATACTTACAACCAGTACAGCGATTTTGATAAAGCTGTAAGAAAATACCGTGATGGCGGTTCATTCACTACTACGGTTAATGGAAATTATTCTTTAAAAGATATCTGGATCTTCACGGGCAACTTTACGACCAGCCGGTTTGCGAATCCACAGGGTTCCGTTAACTGGAACCTGAGCATGAATCTGAGCCTTCAGAAAAAATTCTTCAATAAGAAGCTTGTTGTAACACTTAATTGCATTGATCCATTCCGTAACCAGCAGACCAACAGTTATACCTACGGTAAAAATTTTGAAGTGCATTCCTACAACGCTACACAAACAAAGAACTATCGACTTTCGCTGGGTTATAGTTTTACAAAAAAAGCGAAGAAGAAAACTGTAAAAAAATAA
- a CDS encoding CHAT domain-containing protein, which yields MRIALFCIIVIAIATNSLNGQSWKNLNDSATLFNKQKSYENALDYYSRSKNLLSPDSAISETVFKIDTAIGNIYYLRKGQYATAELYYLEARQIIEKRNENKSLAFAAVASLLGQVNYRQTRYDKAEAYYLEAMKIWEITSGKNSSEYALGCNMLGILYNDRGQYEKAEERHLEARAIRKQLFGRENGAYAQSCNNLAAIYWNLGKYEKAEPLALEAKEIRGRLPDVAKPTYAISCINLANIYRDMGKYEQAEQLYIEAKNIREQAFTTNPNDYTLSCDILADLYYYTKQYDKAEPLYLEAKAIREKLSTVKGLSYGQNCSSLSSLYTATGDYSKAEAFAFEANAIWQRLGPAVAADMAINNNSIGYLYFLLKKYDKAEEHYLKARTFWKESLGENHPYYTNNTLNLARVYWLKNDVTKAAEMYQNAFDAQAKQAGEIFSFTSEEEKQLYLKNVTGAEDEYHSFYYEKLKNGNNGQPYLISLQKRNLVLSSSQQMRQTIYSSNDPVLQKKYNDWAALKKQVAALYSKGEGAPKDYLKEVIRKADSLEKNLVRYTSTLDKGYSTVTGWKTIQQKLGADEAAIEFIEFNYHNGQQFTDSTYYAALVLRKEMNEPEYVSLFEKKQLDSLLSKGSVSWQGINGFYTRGGEVEINTGDNVSKNGFNLIWQPLETKLNGVTKIYFAPAGLLHRISFAALSVDSTHVLSDKYQLVQLSTTAAVTTLVKETVAPSEKIVLFGGVEYTRDPAKKDPVIKSANAAKRSGFEYLPGTEREVTQIKTDGLKNKYKPIVVKGWMAKEDSVKMLNGKRSPAILHIATHGFFFDDPQKKKTNSASAMITGSKVFEQSDNPLFRAGLLFAGANDTWQGKYIDSTVDDGILTAYELSDLYLPNTRLVVLSACETALGDIKGSEGVYGLQRALKMAGVKNLVMSLWKVPDDETAEFMEEFYKKIFTGIPIDQAFYKTQNTLRDKYRNTPYKWAAWVLIR from the coding sequence ATGAGGATAGCCCTATTTTGCATAATCGTAATTGCTATTGCCACCAACAGCCTTAATGGACAGTCCTGGAAAAATCTAAACGATAGTGCTACATTGTTTAATAAGCAGAAAAGCTATGAGAATGCTCTTGATTATTATAGCCGGTCAAAGAATTTGTTATCGCCTGATTCTGCAATCTCTGAAACGGTATTTAAGATAGACACAGCGATAGGAAATATTTATTATTTACGCAAAGGTCAATATGCAACTGCCGAACTCTACTACCTGGAAGCAAGGCAGATCATTGAGAAAAGGAATGAAAATAAGAGTCTGGCTTTTGCTGCTGTTGCCAGCCTGCTTGGACAGGTAAATTATCGCCAAACACGTTATGATAAAGCAGAGGCTTATTATTTAGAAGCAATGAAGATTTGGGAGATAACATCCGGGAAAAATAGCTCGGAATATGCACTTGGTTGTAATATGTTGGGTATATTATATAATGATCGTGGTCAATATGAAAAAGCAGAGGAGCGACATTTAGAAGCAAGAGCTATAAGAAAACAATTATTTGGCCGTGAAAACGGCGCTTATGCACAAAGTTGTAATAATCTCGCTGCCATTTATTGGAATCTTGGCAAGTATGAAAAAGCTGAACCGCTTGCATTGGAGGCAAAAGAAATAAGGGGAAGGCTTCCGGATGTTGCCAAACCAACGTATGCAATAAGTTGTATCAACCTGGCCAATATTTATCGTGATATGGGTAAATACGAACAAGCCGAACAACTTTATATTGAAGCTAAGAATATTCGTGAGCAAGCATTTACAACAAATCCCAATGACTATACTTTGAGCTGTGATATACTTGCAGACTTATATTATTACACCAAACAGTACGATAAAGCTGAACCGCTTTACCTGGAAGCAAAAGCAATCCGGGAGAAGCTATCGACTGTTAAAGGACTTTCCTATGGTCAGAATTGCAGCAGCCTCTCTTCTTTATACACAGCCACCGGTGATTATAGCAAAGCAGAAGCTTTTGCTTTTGAAGCAAATGCTATCTGGCAGCGGTTAGGGCCAGCAGTAGCAGCAGACATGGCTATTAACAACAACAGCATTGGTTATTTATATTTCCTGTTAAAGAAATATGATAAGGCTGAAGAGCATTATTTAAAAGCAAGAACATTTTGGAAAGAAAGCCTTGGTGAAAACCATCCTTACTATACTAACAATACTCTTAACCTTGCAAGGGTGTATTGGTTGAAAAATGATGTAACGAAGGCTGCCGAAATGTATCAAAATGCTTTTGATGCACAGGCTAAACAGGCAGGTGAAATTTTTTCATTTACATCAGAAGAAGAAAAACAGCTATACTTGAAGAACGTTACCGGCGCTGAGGATGAATACCATTCTTTTTATTATGAGAAATTAAAAAATGGAAACAACGGGCAGCCCTATCTTATTTCATTGCAGAAAAGAAACCTGGTTCTTTCATCATCACAGCAAATGCGGCAAACTATTTATTCAAGCAATGATCCGGTATTGCAAAAAAAATATAATGATTGGGCAGCTTTAAAAAAACAGGTAGCAGCACTTTACTCCAAAGGCGAGGGGGCGCCAAAAGATTATTTGAAAGAGGTGATCAGGAAAGCCGATTCACTGGAAAAAAATCTTGTACGTTATACTTCGACTCTTGATAAGGGTTATTCCACTGTTACCGGATGGAAAACAATTCAACAAAAGCTGGGTGCTGATGAAGCAGCTATTGAATTTATTGAGTTCAATTATCATAATGGCCAACAGTTTACTGACAGCACATATTATGCTGCACTCGTTCTGAGAAAAGAAATGAATGAGCCTGAGTATGTAAGTCTTTTTGAAAAAAAACAATTGGATAGTTTGCTTTCGAAGGGTTCTGTAAGCTGGCAGGGAATTAACGGATTTTACACCCGTGGTGGAGAAGTTGAAATAAATACAGGAGATAATGTTTCAAAAAATGGCTTCAATTTAATATGGCAGCCATTGGAAACTAAACTGAACGGAGTTACAAAAATTTATTTTGCCCCTGCAGGTTTATTACATCGCATTTCGTTTGCAGCCTTGTCAGTTGACAGTACTCATGTATTAAGTGACAAATATCAATTGGTACAATTGTCAACTACTGCAGCAGTAACCACACTTGTAAAGGAAACAGTTGCTCCTTCAGAAAAGATTGTTTTGTTCGGCGGAGTTGAATATACCCGTGATCCGGCAAAAAAAGATCCGGTGATCAAATCAGCTAATGCAGCAAAACGTAGCGGCTTTGAATATTTGCCCGGAACAGAAAGAGAAGTAACACAAATAAAAACAGATGGCTTAAAAAATAAATACAAACCCATAGTTGTAAAAGGGTGGATGGCAAAAGAAGATTCAGTGAAAATGTTGAATGGAAAAAGATCGCCGGCAATACTGCATATTGCCACGCATGGTTTTTTCTTTGATGATCCGCAAAAGAAAAAAACAAATTCTGCTTCAGCGATGATAACCGGAAGTAAAGTATTTGAGCAGTCTGATAATCCTTTGTTCAGGGCCGGGTTACTTTTTGCCGGCGCCAATGATACCTGGCAGGGAAAATATATTGATAGCACCGTAGATGATGGAATTCTTACGGCGTATGAATTATCTGATCTGTACCTGCCTAATACAAGACTTGTTGTATTGTCCGCTTGTGAAACTGCATTGGGAGATATAAAAGGAAGTGAAGGAGTATATGGGCTACAGCGGGCATTGAAAATGGCTGGTGTAAAAAACCTTGTGATGAGCCTATGGAAAGTACCAGATGATGAAACAGCTGAATTTATGGAAGAATTCTATAAGAAAATTTTTACAGGTATACCAATTGACCAGGCATTTTATAAAACACAAAACACATTGCGGGATAAATACAGGAACACACCCTATAAATGGGCCGCATGGGTTTTGATTCGATAA